One genomic window of Streptomonospora nanhaiensis includes the following:
- a CDS encoding tripartite tricarboxylate transporter permease — translation MTEISALIDGFGAALSPVNLLWALLGVTIGTAVGVLPGIGPALTVALLLPLTFRLDPAASLIMFAGIYYGGMYGGSTTSILLNTPGESASMVSALEGNKMARAGRGAAALAAAAIGSFVAGTIGTVGLTFLAPVVADFAVGFGPPEYVALMALAFVTVSALLGRSILRGAASLLIGVTIGLVGIDQQSGDARLAFGLPSLLDGIDVVVVVVALFALGETFSRLMHGTGGETVEPVRDRAVLSRSDWRRSWPAWLRGSALGFPIGSLPAGGAEVPTFLSYSVEKRLSKRREEFGHGAIEGVAGPEAANNAAAAGVLVPLLTIGLPTSATAAVILTAFQSYGLQPGPQLFSESGPLLWTLIASLYIGNVMLLVLNLPLVRMWARLLTIPAYAIYAAVLVFATLGTFASGGTTADLLILYALGLLALLMHAADVPIAPAVVGLILGPLLEQELRRALALSQGDPMILVSSPLTVVLWVLMALALALPLVAKAVRRDVGRAAEADPERPEQEEGGPPPATRA, via the coding sequence ATGACCGAGATCTCCGCCCTGATCGACGGGTTCGGCGCGGCGCTGTCGCCGGTCAACCTGCTGTGGGCGCTGCTGGGCGTCACCATCGGCACCGCCGTGGGCGTCCTGCCGGGCATCGGCCCGGCGCTGACGGTGGCCCTGCTGCTGCCGCTGACCTTCCGGCTGGACCCCGCCGCGTCGCTGATCATGTTCGCCGGCATCTACTACGGCGGCATGTACGGCGGCTCCACCACCTCCATCCTGCTCAACACCCCCGGCGAGAGCGCGTCGATGGTCTCGGCGCTGGAGGGCAACAAGATGGCCCGCGCCGGGCGCGGGGCGGCGGCGCTGGCGGCGGCGGCCATCGGCAGCTTCGTGGCCGGCACCATCGGCACGGTCGGGCTGACCTTCCTGGCGCCCGTCGTCGCCGACTTCGCGGTCGGGTTCGGCCCGCCCGAGTACGTCGCGCTGATGGCGCTGGCGTTCGTCACCGTCAGCGCGCTGCTGGGCCGCAGCATCCTGCGCGGCGCCGCCAGCCTGCTGATCGGCGTGACCATCGGCCTGGTCGGGATCGACCAGCAGAGCGGCGACGCCCGCCTGGCCTTCGGCCTGCCCTCGCTGCTGGACGGGATCGACGTCGTGGTGGTGGTCGTGGCGCTGTTCGCGCTGGGGGAGACCTTCAGCCGCCTCATGCACGGCACCGGCGGCGAGACCGTGGAGCCCGTGCGCGACCGCGCCGTGCTGTCGCGCTCGGACTGGCGGCGCTCCTGGCCGGCGTGGCTGCGCGGCTCGGCCCTGGGCTTCCCGATCGGCAGCCTGCCCGCGGGCGGCGCCGAGGTCCCCACGTTCCTCAGCTACAGCGTGGAGAAGCGGCTGTCCAAGCGCCGCGAGGAGTTCGGCCACGGCGCGATCGAGGGCGTGGCCGGACCCGAGGCCGCCAACAACGCGGCGGCTGCCGGGGTGCTGGTGCCGCTGCTGACCATCGGCCTGCCCACCTCGGCCACGGCGGCCGTCATCCTCACGGCGTTCCAGTCCTACGGGCTGCAGCCGGGGCCGCAGCTCTTCAGCGAGTCGGGTCCGCTGCTGTGGACGCTGATCGCCAGCCTCTACATCGGCAACGTGATGCTGCTCGTCCTCAACCTGCCGCTGGTGCGGATGTGGGCGCGGCTGCTGACCATCCCCGCCTACGCCATCTACGCCGCGGTGCTGGTGTTCGCCACCCTGGGCACGTTCGCCTCGGGCGGCACCACCGCCGACCTGCTGATCCTCTACGCGCTCGGCCTGCTGGCGCTGCTCATGCACGCCGCGGACGTGCCGATCGCCCCGGCGGTGGTGGGCCTGATCCTGGGCCCGCTGCTGGAGCAGGAGCTGCGGCGGGCGCTGGCGCTGTCGCAGGGGGACCCGATGATCCTGGTCTCCAGCCCGCTGACCGTCGTGCTGTGGGTGCTGATGGCCCTGGCCCTGGCGCTGCCGCTGGTGGCCAAGGCGGTGCGCCGCGACGTCGGCCGCGCCGCCGAGGCCGACCCGGAGCGGCCGGAGCAGGAGGAGGGGGGCCCGCCGCCCGCCACCCGCGCCTGA
- a CDS encoding TetR/AcrR family transcriptional regulator — protein sequence MSTQPRRTSKAEQSAATRRRLLDAAFEEFHRHGLAGGRVDRIAERAGANKRLIYIYFGDKDGLFDAVVARDLAGLLDAVPFTPRDLPGYAAALFDHLHERPAVLRLLAWRNLERGAAAPAEEESYGRAAAGIAGAAEAGDVGGAFAPADVLAFVLALLQSWTWASPALRRLAGPDDDPAVRDRRRRALRAAVARLTAPG from the coding sequence GTGAGCACGCAGCCCCGCCGCACCAGCAAGGCCGAGCAGTCGGCGGCCACCCGGCGGCGGCTGCTCGACGCCGCCTTCGAGGAGTTCCACCGCCATGGCCTGGCGGGCGGCCGTGTCGACCGGATCGCCGAACGGGCCGGTGCCAACAAGCGGCTCATCTACATCTACTTCGGCGACAAGGACGGCCTCTTCGACGCCGTGGTGGCGCGCGACCTGGCGGGCCTGCTCGACGCCGTGCCGTTCACCCCCCGCGACCTGCCCGGCTACGCCGCCGCGCTGTTCGACCACCTGCACGAGCGGCCCGCGGTGCTGCGGCTGCTGGCCTGGCGCAACCTGGAGCGCGGCGCGGCCGCCCCCGCCGAGGAGGAGTCCTACGGGCGCGCGGCGGCCGGAATCGCCGGGGCCGCCGAGGCCGGGGACGTCGGCGGCGCCTTCGCGCCGGCCGACGTGCTCGCCTTCGTCCTCGCCCTGCTCCAGTCCTGGACGTGGGCGTCGCCGGCCCTGCGCCGCCTGGCCGGCCCCGACGACGACCCCGCGGTGCGCGACCGGCGCCGCCGCGCCCTGCGCGCGGCCGTGGCCCGGCTCACCGCCCCCGGCTGA
- a CDS encoding SecDF P1 head subdomain-containing protein yields the protein MGLVLLIAVPALVLVLVAAGAAVWLLWPGRAGGGETVVVRVDSGASRDEVAEVAEILAERVREMGEGDPVVTADPGVVAVELPRGADSEAAADLLGRRGVLAFRPVVGTGAQAGDPADAELSLPDPDTGQDLHLGPARLGNAEVSAAEAALDERSGQWTVNVTFTDGGREAWARLTGEAACRPAGDARRRVAIVVDEEVVSAPEVGPETACDVGLTDAATVLSGRFTGDEARALASLVQVDPLPVDAEVAEVR from the coding sequence GTGGGGCTGGTGCTGCTGATCGCGGTCCCGGCCCTGGTGCTCGTGCTGGTCGCCGCCGGGGCGGCCGTGTGGCTGCTGTGGCCCGGGCGGGCCGGGGGCGGGGAGACCGTGGTCGTGCGGGTGGACTCGGGGGCCTCGCGGGACGAGGTCGCCGAGGTGGCCGAGATCCTGGCGGAGCGCGTGCGCGAGATGGGGGAGGGCGATCCGGTCGTGACCGCCGACCCGGGCGTGGTCGCCGTGGAGCTGCCCCGCGGTGCCGACTCCGAGGCCGCCGCGGACCTGCTCGGGCGGCGCGGGGTGCTGGCGTTCCGGCCGGTGGTGGGGACCGGGGCGCAGGCCGGCGACCCCGCCGACGCGGAGCTGTCCCTGCCCGATCCGGACACCGGCCAGGACCTGCACCTCGGTCCGGCCCGGCTCGGCAACGCCGAGGTCTCCGCCGCCGAGGCCGCGCTGGACGAGCGCAGCGGCCAGTGGACGGTGAACGTCACCTTCACCGACGGCGGCCGCGAGGCGTGGGCCCGGCTGACCGGTGAGGCCGCGTGCCGGCCGGCGGGCGACGCCCGGCGCCGCGTCGCCATCGTGGTGGACGAGGAGGTCGTCTCCGCGCCGGAGGTGGGGCCCGAGACCGCCTGCGACGTCGGCCTCACCGACGCGGCCACCGTCCTGTCGGGGCGGTTCACCGGCGACGAGGCGCGGGCGCTGGCGAGCCTCGTCCAGGTGGACCCGCTGCCCGTGGATGCCGAGGTGGCCGAGGTCCGGTGA
- a CDS encoding alpha/beta fold hydrolase gives MAENPRPTPRRQRDPVARSGQDGRRERRWRRRPRTRTLAIAAVAVIALLAAALVVRQPAPVGHFTSGPAKTEFAAAYRTAMAELPEPDAVHDLRTDFGVVRAYHFDGPADGVPLVLLPGRAAASPVWADNLPSLLRHRDVYTVDLLGEPGMSVQDRPITSDADQARWLHQAVRALPEERVHLLGLSIGGWTAVNLAMREPAGIAGVALVDPVYVFDGMPLETVVRSVPASVPWLPRSWRESFNSYTAGGAPADDSPQGALIEAGMRTYALRLPQPGQIPEERLAGLRPPVLAVLAGESVMHDPATAEAAARRALPDDRVKVYPDASHAINGEYPEEVAADVGAFLDAVE, from the coding sequence ATGGCCGAGAACCCGCGCCCTACGCCGCGCCGTCAGCGCGACCCGGTCGCCCGGAGCGGCCAGGACGGCCGCCGCGAGCGGCGGTGGAGGAGGCGCCCGCGCACCCGCACGCTCGCCATCGCCGCTGTCGCGGTGATCGCCCTGCTCGCCGCCGCGCTCGTCGTGCGCCAGCCCGCTCCGGTCGGCCACTTCACCTCGGGGCCGGCCAAGACCGAGTTCGCGGCGGCCTACCGCACCGCCATGGCCGAGCTGCCCGAGCCCGACGCCGTGCACGACCTGCGCACCGACTTCGGTGTCGTGCGCGCCTACCACTTCGACGGCCCCGCCGACGGCGTCCCGCTGGTGCTCCTGCCGGGCCGGGCCGCCGCGTCGCCGGTGTGGGCCGACAACCTGCCGTCGCTCCTGCGCCACCGCGACGTCTACACCGTGGACCTGCTGGGCGAGCCCGGCATGAGCGTGCAGGACCGGCCCATCACCTCCGACGCCGACCAGGCGCGCTGGCTGCACCAGGCGGTGCGCGCGCTGCCGGAGGAGCGCGTGCACCTGCTGGGGCTGTCCATCGGCGGGTGGACGGCGGTCAACCTCGCGATGCGCGAACCCGCCGGGATCGCCGGCGTGGCCCTGGTCGACCCGGTGTACGTGTTCGACGGCATGCCGCTGGAGACGGTGGTGCGGTCGGTGCCCGCGTCGGTCCCCTGGCTGCCCCGGAGTTGGCGCGAGAGCTTCAACTCCTACACGGCCGGGGGCGCGCCGGCGGACGACTCCCCGCAGGGCGCGCTGATCGAGGCGGGCATGCGCACCTACGCGCTGCGGCTGCCCCAGCCCGGCCAAATCCCCGAGGAGCGGCTGGCCGGGCTGCGCCCGCCGGTGCTGGCGGTCCTGGCGGGGGAGTCGGTGATGCACGACCCCGCCACCGCCGAGGCCGCCGCCCGCCGGGCGCTGCCGGACGACCGCGTGAAGGTCTACCCTGATGCCTCCCACGCCATCAACGGCGAGTACCCCGAGGAGGTCGCGGCCGACGTCGGCGCGTTCCTCGACGCCGTGGAGTAG
- a CDS encoding malate dehydrogenase — translation MAQVPVNVTVTGAAGQIGYALLFRIASGQLLGPDTPVKLRLLEIPQAVKAAEGTAMELDDCAFPLLKGIDIFDDARQAFDGVNIALLVGARPRTKGMERGDLLEANGGIFKPQGEAINAGAADDVRVLVVGNPANTNALIAQAHAPDVPAERFTAMTRLDHNRALTQLAKKLGVDVTEIKKMTIWGNHSATQYPDIFHAEVNGTTGAKAVNDEAWVRDEFIPTVAKRGAAIIEARGASSAASAANAAIDHVYDWVNGTPEGDWTSAAIPSDGSYGVPEGLISSFPVVSRGGRWEIVPDLEIDAFSRERIDASVQELSEEREAVRKLGLL, via the coding sequence ATGGCCCAAGTACCTGTCAACGTCACCGTCACCGGCGCGGCCGGGCAGATCGGCTACGCGCTGCTGTTCCGCATCGCCTCGGGTCAGCTGCTTGGCCCCGACACGCCCGTCAAGCTGCGGCTGCTGGAGATCCCGCAGGCCGTGAAGGCCGCCGAGGGCACCGCGATGGAGCTGGACGACTGCGCGTTCCCGCTGCTCAAGGGGATCGACATCTTCGACGACGCGCGCCAGGCGTTCGACGGGGTCAACATCGCGCTGCTGGTGGGCGCCCGCCCCCGCACCAAGGGCATGGAGCGCGGCGACCTGCTGGAGGCCAACGGCGGCATCTTCAAGCCGCAGGGCGAGGCCATCAACGCCGGTGCCGCCGACGACGTGCGGGTGCTCGTGGTGGGCAACCCGGCCAACACCAACGCCCTCATCGCCCAGGCGCACGCGCCCGACGTTCCCGCCGAGCGCTTCACGGCCATGACGCGCCTGGACCACAACCGCGCCCTCACCCAGCTCGCCAAGAAGCTCGGCGTGGACGTCACCGAGATCAAGAAGATGACCATCTGGGGCAACCACTCGGCCACCCAGTACCCCGACATCTTCCACGCCGAGGTCAACGGCACCACCGGCGCCAAGGCCGTCAACGACGAGGCGTGGGTGCGCGACGAGTTCATCCCGACCGTCGCCAAGCGCGGCGCCGCGATCATCGAGGCGCGCGGCGCGTCCTCGGCCGCCTCGGCCGCCAACGCCGCGATCGACCACGTTTACGACTGGGTCAACGGCACCCCCGAGGGCGACTGGACCTCGGCGGCCATCCCCTCCGACGGCTCCTACGGCGTGCCCGAGGGCCTCATCTCCTCCTTCCCGGTCGTCTCGCGCGGCGGGCGCTGGGAGATCGTGCCGGACCTGGAGATCGACGCCTTCTCGCGCGAGCGCATCGACGCCTCGGTCCAGGAGCTCAGCGAGGAGCGCGAGGCGGTCCGCAAGCTCGGCCTGCTCTAG
- a CDS encoding TetR/AcrR family transcriptional regulator: MSEAGTDPKREQIRAAAGELFLERGYAGTSTAEVAKKAGVSKETLYSRYRGKDELLGDVLESYIARSLAAAAPAGELAAPATEEELRGLLTTFAERLLAQLTRPDYLALARMVIAERHRVPEVGERFRAAVPVRALTRVSDMLRAAEGAGVIALPDADPAAAARLFMGPLLIHLLMNHLLTDPDENRPLGRLDIPTHVDLFLAAVRPSA; encoded by the coding sequence ATGAGCGAGGCCGGTACCGATCCCAAGCGGGAGCAGATCCGGGCCGCGGCCGGCGAGCTGTTCCTGGAGCGCGGGTACGCGGGGACCTCCACCGCCGAGGTGGCCAAAAAGGCGGGGGTGTCCAAGGAGACGCTGTACTCGCGCTACCGGGGCAAGGACGAACTGCTCGGCGACGTGCTTGAGTCCTACATCGCGCGGTCCCTCGCGGCCGCCGCCCCGGCGGGCGAGCTCGCGGCGCCGGCGACCGAGGAGGAGTTGCGCGGGCTGCTGACGACCTTCGCCGAGCGCCTGCTGGCCCAGCTCACCCGGCCCGACTACCTCGCCCTCGCGCGCATGGTCATCGCCGAGCGCCACCGCGTGCCCGAGGTCGGCGAGCGGTTCCGCGCCGCCGTGCCCGTGCGCGCGCTCACCCGCGTCTCCGACATGCTCCGCGCCGCCGAGGGCGCCGGCGTCATCGCGCTGCCCGACGCCGACCCCGCCGCCGCGGCTCGTCTCTTCATGGGGCCGCTGCTCATCCACCTGCTCATGAACCACCTGCTGACAGACCCCGACGAGAACCGTCCCCTGGGCCGCCTGGACATCCCGACCCACGTCGACCTCTTCCTCGCCGCCGTGCGCCCGTCCGCCTGA
- a CDS encoding tripartite tricarboxylate transporter TctB family protein yields MSATADTPGPRTPDAEAAGSAAEPGTPRPAASPGTPGRPPAAPAPAPEAGSDRQGHQAAAALGALMAVFGVVVLVDAASLGDGVGAALVGPGGFPTVVGVLLVAVGAALAVRALLALRTAPAAAPAAELKGRFLRLAALVGALVVFAVVLPYAGFTLSSALLFTAAALLLGAPHPWRTAAYGWTLAGVLFLLFDVLIGLSLPGGPWGF; encoded by the coding sequence ATGAGCGCCACCGCCGACACCCCCGGGCCCCGCACCCCCGACGCCGAGGCGGCCGGCTCCGCCGCCGAACCCGGCACCCCCCGCCCCGCCGCATCACCCGGCACCCCGGGGCGCCCGCCCGCCGCACCCGCGCCCGCCCCCGAGGCCGGTTCCGACCGGCAAGGCCACCAGGCCGCCGCCGCCCTCGGCGCGCTCATGGCCGTCTTCGGTGTCGTCGTCCTCGTCGACGCCGCGAGCCTGGGCGACGGCGTCGGCGCCGCGCTCGTGGGCCCCGGCGGGTTCCCCACGGTCGTGGGCGTGCTGCTCGTCGCCGTGGGCGCCGCCCTGGCCGTCCGTGCGCTCCTGGCGCTGCGCACCGCGCCCGCCGCCGCACCCGCCGCCGAACTCAAGGGCCGGTTCCTGCGGCTGGCCGCGCTGGTGGGCGCGCTCGTCGTCTTCGCGGTGGTCCTGCCCTACGCCGGGTTCACCCTGTCCTCGGCACTGCTGTTCACCGCCGCCGCGCTCCTGCTGGGCGCGCCCCACCCCTGGCGCACGGCCGCCTACGGCTGGACCCTGGCCGGCGTGCTGTTCCTGCTCTTCGACGTGCTGATCGGGCTGTCCCTGCCCGGCGGCCCCTGGGGGTTCTGA
- a CDS encoding TetR/AcrR family transcriptional regulator: MTIALIAEHGYAATSLARIAEAAEISKAAVLYHFTSKNAVVEAAYRAVLDALVGHVGAAVDAAPGPGAAVEAYVTAMIGYLAEHPGHGRVITEALRQGERIGVADSPSSEARWRPLADLVVRAQEAGEYRAEIDARTLALVVNGAIDAVVAESMEDRGFALATAAPEVVALLARAART; the protein is encoded by the coding sequence GTGACCATCGCGCTGATCGCCGAGCACGGCTACGCCGCCACCTCCCTGGCCCGCATCGCCGAGGCGGCCGAGATCTCCAAGGCGGCCGTGCTCTACCACTTCACCTCCAAGAACGCGGTCGTGGAGGCCGCCTACCGCGCCGTCCTGGACGCCCTGGTCGGCCACGTGGGCGCGGCGGTGGACGCCGCCCCGGGCCCCGGCGCGGCGGTCGAGGCGTACGTGACGGCGATGATCGGCTACCTGGCCGAGCACCCCGGCCACGGCCGCGTCATCACCGAGGCGCTGCGGCAGGGGGAGCGGATCGGCGTGGCCGACTCCCCGTCGTCGGAGGCGCGCTGGCGCCCGCTCGCCGACCTCGTGGTCCGCGCCCAGGAGGCGGGGGAGTACCGCGCGGAGATCGACGCGCGCACCCTCGCCCTCGTGGTCAACGGCGCGATCGACGCGGTGGTCGCCGAGTCGATGGAGGACCGCGGCTTCGCGCTCGCCACCGCCGCCCCCGAGGTCGTCGCCCTCCTCGCCCGCGCCGCCCGCACCTGA
- a CDS encoding Bug family tripartite tricarboxylate transporter substrate binding protein yields MTDPKPPSADAEGPPWRRAALRTGPFVAAAVVTVLLAGAAVAGADDEEAHGFAQGEQFRLLAPADPGGGWDQTAREMQSALRDQVGRVEVYNVGGAGGTIGLNQYAQLPADPTELMVTGLIMVGAIETSGSAVTMDDVTPLVRLTTDYEIIVVPNDSPVQDTGDLVDLMREDVGAVSIAGGSAGGVEQILAGLVAQDIGADPAEVNYIAHAGGGEALATVLSGRATAAISGVSEILPQIEAGRLRPIAVSSTERLPALPDVPTLMEEGVDVELSNWRGVVAPAGITDEEERRLEELLMTMAESPGWQEALQRRGWEDAALAGPEFESFIASERDRTAEVLEQIGLT; encoded by the coding sequence ATGACAGACCCCAAGCCCCCCTCCGCCGACGCCGAGGGGCCGCCCTGGCGCAGGGCCGCCCTGCGCACCGGCCCCTTCGTGGCCGCCGCGGTGGTCACCGTGCTCCTGGCCGGAGCGGCCGTGGCCGGCGCCGACGACGAGGAGGCCCACGGCTTCGCCCAGGGCGAGCAGTTCCGCCTGCTGGCCCCCGCCGATCCCGGCGGCGGCTGGGACCAGACCGCCCGCGAGATGCAGTCGGCGCTGCGCGACCAGGTGGGCCGCGTGGAGGTCTACAACGTCGGCGGCGCGGGCGGCACCATCGGCCTCAACCAGTACGCGCAGCTGCCCGCCGACCCCACCGAGCTGATGGTCACCGGCCTGATCATGGTCGGCGCGATCGAGACCAGCGGCTCGGCGGTCACCATGGACGACGTCACGCCGCTGGTCCGCCTCACCACGGACTACGAGATCATCGTCGTCCCCAACGACTCGCCCGTTCAGGACACCGGCGACCTCGTGGACCTCATGCGCGAGGACGTCGGCGCGGTCTCCATCGCGGGCGGCTCGGCCGGCGGCGTGGAGCAGATCCTGGCCGGGCTCGTGGCCCAGGACATCGGCGCCGACCCCGCCGAGGTCAACTACATCGCCCACGCCGGAGGCGGCGAGGCACTGGCCACCGTGCTCTCCGGCCGCGCCACGGCCGCCATCTCCGGGGTCTCGGAGATCCTGCCGCAGATCGAGGCCGGCCGGCTGCGCCCCATCGCGGTCTCCAGCACCGAGCGGCTGCCCGCCCTGCCCGACGTCCCCACCCTCATGGAGGAGGGCGTGGACGTGGAGCTGTCCAACTGGCGCGGCGTGGTCGCCCCCGCGGGGATCACCGACGAGGAGGAGCGCCGCCTGGAGGAGCTGCTGATGACGATGGCCGAATCCCCCGGCTGGCAGGAGGCGCTCCAGCGGCGCGGCTGGGAGGACGCCGCCCTGGCCGGCCCCGAGTTCGAGAGCTTCATCGCCTCCGAGCGCGACCGCACCGCCGAGGTGCTTGAGCAGATCGGGTTGACATGA
- a CDS encoding FAD-dependent monooxygenase produces the protein MSEHSSTETGTDVLVVGAGGTGLALAAGLARRGVRVRVVEKAPALSPVPKALGVQARTLEVLEDLGVVPRMVAEGLPMTAMHIRSERRPVADVDLSLIDSGYPYLLMLPQSAVERILADRLAEDGVAVEHGVELTGFTDTGAHVAAVLRHADGRTETVRAGWLAGADGAHSTVRHLLGIPFEGTALEENFATADIGLDWPLGFGDGFAFLDRGRPAAFFPLPEGRYRMVIAYPPGADPGGEVTRAEMQAQLDRLGVPGARVTDFGWSARFRVNQRLSARHSAGRVFLTGDAAHIHSPVGAQGMNTGIQDAVNLAWKLAAHITGGAPRDLLDTYHQERGAVARRLVAGTTRFTRLTLLHGTVTTMVRRAVAPRVLGRGPVQQRLTRAISQLDVAYPDSALNAGAAPSGGPAPGERAPYTGLFGPAAGPGCTLLVFTGYRGAADPEVRAGVGELTALAQARPGVAVEVAAPEGDDGLPGVRHDASLEAHRRFGLTAGGYALVRPDGYIAVVGALGDTAALRGHLDRWFPRAASAPTAGPRRQAG, from the coding sequence ATGAGCGAGCACAGCAGCACCGAAACCGGCACCGACGTCCTCGTCGTCGGCGCGGGCGGCACGGGCCTGGCCCTGGCCGCCGGACTCGCCCGGCGCGGCGTGCGGGTGCGCGTCGTGGAGAAGGCGCCGGCCCTCTCGCCGGTGCCCAAGGCCCTGGGCGTGCAGGCACGCACCCTGGAGGTCCTGGAGGACCTCGGGGTGGTGCCGCGCATGGTCGCCGAGGGCCTGCCCATGACCGCCATGCACATCCGCAGCGAGCGCCGCCCCGTGGCCGACGTCGACCTCTCCCTCATCGACAGCGGCTACCCCTACCTGCTGATGCTGCCGCAGAGCGCCGTCGAGCGGATCCTGGCCGACCGCCTGGCCGAGGACGGCGTGGCGGTCGAGCACGGCGTGGAGCTGACCGGGTTCACCGACACCGGCGCGCACGTGGCGGCCGTGCTGCGCCACGCCGACGGCCGGACGGAGACGGTGCGCGCGGGCTGGCTCGCGGGCGCCGACGGCGCCCACAGCACCGTGCGCCACCTGCTCGGCATCCCCTTCGAGGGCACCGCGCTGGAGGAGAACTTCGCCACCGCCGACATCGGCCTGGACTGGCCGCTCGGCTTCGGCGACGGCTTCGCCTTCCTCGACCGGGGCCGGCCGGCCGCCTTCTTCCCGCTGCCCGAGGGCCGCTACCGCATGGTGATCGCCTACCCGCCCGGCGCCGACCCCGGCGGCGAGGTCACCCGCGCCGAGATGCAGGCCCAGTTGGACCGGCTGGGCGTGCCCGGCGCGCGCGTCACCGACTTCGGCTGGTCGGCCCGCTTCCGCGTCAACCAGCGGCTGAGCGCCCGGCACTCCGCGGGCCGGGTCTTCCTCACCGGCGACGCCGCCCACATCCACTCGCCGGTGGGCGCCCAGGGCATGAACACCGGCATCCAGGACGCCGTCAACCTCGCCTGGAAGCTGGCCGCCCACATCACCGGCGGCGCCCCCCGCGACCTGCTCGACACCTACCACCAGGAGCGCGGGGCCGTCGCCCGCCGCCTGGTCGCCGGCACCACCCGCTTCACCCGGCTGACCCTGCTGCACGGCACCGTCACCACGATGGTGCGGCGGGCCGTGGCGCCGCGCGTGCTGGGCCGGGGGCCGGTGCAGCAGCGGCTCACGCGGGCGATCTCGCAGTTGGACGTGGCCTACCCCGACTCCGCGCTCAACGCCGGGGCCGCGCCCTCGGGCGGTCCCGCGCCCGGTGAGCGCGCGCCCTACACCGGCCTGTTCGGCCCGGCCGCCGGCCCGGGCTGCACGCTGCTGGTGTTCACCGGCTACCGGGGCGCCGCCGACCCCGAGGTGCGCGCGGGGGTGGGCGAGCTGACGGCGCTGGCCCAGGCCCGCCCGGGCGTGGCGGTGGAGGTGGCGGCCCCCGAGGGCGACGACGGGCTGCCCGGTGTGCGCCACGACGCCTCGCTGGAGGCGCACCGCCGCTTCGGCCTGACCGCCGGGGGCTACGCCCTGGTGCGGCCGGACGGCTACATCGCGGTGGTGGGCGCGCTCGGCGACACCGCCGCGCTGCGCGGCCACCTCGACCGCTGGTTCCCGCGGGCGGCGTCGGCGCCGACGGCGGGTCCGCGCCGCCAGGCGGGCTGA
- a CDS encoding pectate lyase family protein: MSNSIVRAVAAPGARRGFAACAALALGAATLAAAGALAFPTAAHAGGSPEGWASMNGGTTGGAAGPTVTVSGADALVDAMESDGPLTIQVSGSIELSGMNDVTSDKTVVGLGSTAEITGGGLNISEAHNVIVQNIAFSDWGDDAVNVQRGSTNVWIDHNSFTNGYDGAIDVKRESDFVTVSWNHIYDHSKSMLLGHDDDHTADRGHLRVSYHHNFFDGSDQRHPRVRYGDPVHVYNNYYRDVSAYGVASTMDAGVLVECNYFENVENPTHVGYADSDPGRIEARGNVLVDSGPLETAGSVDDPPYPYVLDDCARVPQIVSAGAGPGNI; the protein is encoded by the coding sequence ATGTCGAATTCCATTGTGCGCGCGGTCGCGGCGCCGGGCGCCCGCCGCGGGTTCGCGGCCTGCGCGGCGCTCGCGCTGGGCGCGGCCACCCTGGCCGCCGCCGGAGCCCTGGCCTTCCCCACCGCCGCCCACGCCGGCGGCTCGCCCGAGGGCTGGGCGAGCATGAACGGCGGCACGACCGGCGGCGCCGCCGGCCCCACGGTCACCGTGAGCGGCGCCGACGCCCTGGTCGATGCCATGGAGAGCGACGGCCCGCTGACCATCCAGGTCTCCGGCAGCATCGAACTGTCGGGCATGAACGACGTGACCTCCGACAAGACCGTGGTGGGCCTGGGCTCCACCGCCGAGATCACCGGCGGCGGGCTCAACATCTCCGAGGCCCACAACGTCATCGTGCAGAACATCGCGTTCTCCGACTGGGGCGACGACGCCGTCAACGTCCAGCGCGGCTCGACCAACGTCTGGATCGACCACAACAGCTTCACCAACGGCTACGACGGCGCCATCGACGTCAAGCGGGAGTCCGACTTCGTCACCGTGTCGTGGAACCACATCTACGACCACAGCAAGTCGATGCTGCTCGGCCACGACGACGACCACACCGCCGACCGCGGCCACCTGCGGGTGAGCTACCACCACAACTTCTTCGACGGCTCCGACCAGCGGCACCCGCGCGTGCGCTACGGCGACCCGGTGCACGTCTACAACAACTACTACCGCGACGTCTCGGCCTACGGCGTGGCCTCCACCATGGACGCCGGCGTGCTGGTGGAGTGCAACTACTTCGAGAACGTCGAGAACCCCACGCACGTGGGCTACGCCGACTCCGACCCCGGCCGCATCGAGGCCCGAGGCAACGTGCTGGTCGACTCCGGCCCGCTGGAGACCGCCGGGTCGGTCGACGACCCGCCCTACCCCTACGTGCTGGACGACTGCGCGCGGGTGCCGCAGATCGTCTCCGCCGGCGCCGGGCCCGGCAACATCTGA